A single window of Intrasporangium calvum DSM 43043 DNA harbors:
- a CDS encoding alpha/beta fold hydrolase, protein MSIAHRVVGSGPRTVIVSHGWFGSSEGWGLFPDYLDGDANTYLFADLRGYGARRDVEGNQTLDEIADDLIALADEHGAERFALLGHSMSGAFIQRVLARVPERVEALVALSPVSSSPFPFDDAGRELFWGAVDDRDKRYAIIDYTTGNRNCAPWVNRMVDFSLATSTRDAFANALEAWANPDFADEVRGSDAPVLVLVGEHDPALSADYARAYWLPLFTKAKIEVIPNAGHYAMFETPVNLATRIDDFLKDVGS, encoded by the coding sequence ATGTCGATCGCTCATCGCGTCGTCGGGTCCGGCCCGCGCACCGTCATCGTCAGCCACGGCTGGTTCGGTTCCTCCGAGGGCTGGGGGCTGTTCCCCGACTACCTCGACGGTGACGCGAACACCTACCTCTTCGCCGACCTGCGCGGCTACGGCGCGCGCAGGGACGTCGAGGGCAACCAGACCCTCGACGAGATCGCCGACGACCTCATCGCCCTCGCCGACGAGCACGGAGCGGAGCGGTTCGCCCTCCTCGGACACTCGATGAGCGGCGCCTTCATCCAGCGGGTCCTCGCACGCGTTCCCGAGCGCGTGGAGGCGCTCGTCGCGCTCTCGCCGGTGAGCAGCAGCCCGTTCCCCTTCGACGACGCCGGCCGCGAGCTCTTCTGGGGCGCCGTCGACGACCGCGACAAGCGGTACGCGATCATCGACTACACGACCGGCAACCGCAACTGCGCCCCCTGGGTCAACCGGATGGTCGACTTCTCGTTGGCGACGTCGACCCGCGACGCCTTCGCCAACGCCCTTGAGGCCTGGGCCAACCCGGACTTCGCCGACGAGGTGCGCGGCAGCGACGCTCCGGTCCTCGTCCTCGTCGGTGAGCACGACCCCGCGCTCAGCGCGGACTACGCCCGCGCCTACTGGCTGCCGCTGTTCACCAAGGCGAAGATCGAGGTCATCCCCAACGCCGGGCACTACGCGATGTTCGAGACGCCGGTCAACCTCGCGACCCGGATCGATGACTTCCTCAAGGACGTCGGCTCCTGA
- a CDS encoding cytochrome P450: MSETAEATRLLHDPSTYVDGVPFGVLADLRREHGVVRVEEPAQVGWPEGPGYWLVLRHPDVVRVLREPRTFSSWLGGTQIRDPATPADLAFVRRMMLNMDPPEHSRLRRMLAKSFTPRAVAALEGQIGAHARTIVDRMLDGPRECDFAKDVAADLPLLALADILGVPPSDRWLMFDWSNRVIGWQDPDYASSAAFTGEGGSDLAAAALAVRPSPGPDGRMPDPRSRAGMPDLYTYAAGLGERKRADPGHDVMSILMAQRDDSAGGDGHVSVEEFENLFWLFAVAGNETLRNGLPGAMIGLLDNPDAQEALRRDPARIAPAVDELLRWWTPVMTFRRTATVDTEIAEQPIAAGDKVVVSFASANRDEAVFADPDGLDLDRNAKAHLAFGHGPHFCLGAHLARVQMSALFTEVLTRTSWIQAAGEPAHLRSNFQRGVKRLPVRWTA, from the coding sequence GTGTCGGAGACGGCCGAGGCGACCCGGCTGCTGCACGACCCGTCCACCTATGTCGACGGCGTGCCCTTCGGGGTGCTGGCCGACCTGCGCCGGGAGCACGGTGTCGTGCGGGTCGAGGAGCCGGCGCAGGTCGGCTGGCCCGAGGGGCCCGGCTACTGGTTGGTGCTGCGGCATCCCGACGTGGTGCGGGTCCTCCGCGAACCGCGCACGTTCTCGTCCTGGCTCGGCGGCACGCAGATTCGTGACCCCGCGACGCCGGCGGACCTCGCCTTCGTCCGCCGGATGATGCTGAACATGGACCCGCCCGAGCACTCGCGCCTGCGCCGGATGCTGGCGAAGTCCTTCACGCCGCGGGCCGTCGCCGCCCTCGAGGGGCAGATCGGCGCCCACGCCCGGACCATCGTGGACCGGATGCTCGACGGCCCGCGTGAGTGCGACTTCGCCAAGGACGTGGCCGCGGACCTGCCCCTGCTCGCCCTCGCCGACATCCTCGGTGTGCCGCCTTCGGATCGTTGGCTCATGTTCGACTGGTCGAACCGGGTCATCGGCTGGCAGGACCCGGACTACGCGTCGAGCGCGGCGTTCACCGGCGAGGGCGGGTCCGATCTGGCGGCGGCAGCGTTGGCGGTCCGGCCGTCGCCCGGGCCGGACGGCCGGATGCCAGATCCCCGGAGTCGCGCGGGCATGCCCGACCTCTACACGTATGCCGCTGGGCTGGGTGAGCGCAAACGCGCCGACCCCGGACACGACGTCATGTCGATTCTCATGGCGCAGCGCGACGACTCGGCGGGTGGGGACGGGCACGTGTCTGTCGAGGAGTTCGAGAACCTCTTCTGGCTCTTCGCCGTCGCCGGCAACGAGACGCTCCGCAACGGCCTGCCGGGGGCGATGATCGGGCTGCTGGACAACCCCGATGCGCAGGAGGCGTTGCGCCGCGACCCGGCCCGGATCGCTCCCGCCGTCGACGAGCTGCTCCGGTGGTGGACTCCCGTGATGACGTTCCGCCGGACGGCGACGGTCGACACGGAGATCGCGGAGCAGCCGATCGCGGCGGGTGACAAGGTCGTGGTGTCGTTCGCGTCGGCGAACCGCGACGAGGCTGTGTTCGCCGACCCCGACGGGCTCGACCTCGACCGCAACGCCAAGGCCCACCTGGCCTTTGGGCACGGGCCGCACTTCTGCCTCGGGGCGCACCTGGCCCGGGTGCAGATGAGTGCGCTCTTCACCGAGGTGCTGACGCGGACGTCGTGGATCCAGGCCGCGGGGGAGCCTGCCCATCTGCGCTCCAACTTCCAGCGTGGGGTGAAACGGCTGCCGGTCCGCTGGACCGCCTGA
- a CDS encoding WD40 repeat domain-containing protein, whose amino-acid sequence MSRDDGLHLVDLRDGRVVTTRTSDDLAASFTWTADGRTLVAGTMGGRVHFVDPSTLADRAPSRLVVGGFVIDLATSPDGKLIASLGTDGDVMLWDPATMRPYGRPVTGMRLWGLLSFSSDSDTVRVLFENGTRTDIDVDPDDWVRAGCRVWGRDLSAEESAVIRPGQPPRSTCAGLI is encoded by the coding sequence GTGAGTCGTGACGACGGCCTGCACCTGGTCGACCTGCGAGACGGTCGGGTCGTGACGACCAGGACGAGCGACGACCTGGCGGCGTCGTTCACGTGGACGGCCGACGGGCGGACCTTGGTGGCGGGCACGATGGGGGGCCGGGTCCACTTCGTCGACCCGAGCACACTCGCCGACCGTGCTCCCTCGCGTCTCGTCGTCGGCGGGTTCGTCATCGACCTCGCGACGAGTCCCGACGGGAAGCTCATCGCCAGCCTCGGCACCGACGGCGACGTCATGCTGTGGGACCCCGCGACGATGCGCCCCTATGGCAGGCCCGTGACCGGGATGCGGTTGTGGGGCCTGTTGTCCTTCTCCTCCGACAGCGACACCGTGCGGGTCCTCTTCGAGAACGGCACCCGGACCGACATCGACGTCGACCCGGACGACTGGGTCCGGGCCGGATGCAGGGTCTGGGGCCGCGACCTGAGCGCCGAGGAGTCGGCCGTCATCCGCCCCGGCCAGCCGCCTCGCTCCACCTGCGCGGGCCTCATCTGA
- a CDS encoding GAF domain-containing protein produces the protein MAMQPYRDRGVRAQVAESWVRSAAAGVQADTVDAPITLAADVLHDHREAHPLAAVFPALDDVLGQAARDCDAIMAVSDAAGQLLWVCGTPSVLRRAEAIGFVEGSNWDERVAGTNAPGMALRLDAPVRIIGAEHFRRSVQRWSCAATPIHDPSDQSLLGVLDITCADELVVPQTMAMVRAAARMAEAELARELLVRSRPGGSGTERQRPGLGAMLEVLGRDEALLRVDDGHGRQSTLRLSRRHSEILLLLAAAPRGLSGDELAVLLYEDDVSPSTLRVELGRLRSLLGDELLASRPYRLVADVSSDWLAVESHLAAGAIGQALRAYRGPLLPRSAAPGVSRLRDGLAGSVRRAVLASREADLMSTWTRSSWGADDYEMWQAQLSALGTRSPLRPLVTAQLARLDRELGTGTEPSGIRTAR, from the coding sequence ATGGCAATGCAGCCGTACCGGGACCGCGGGGTTCGCGCCCAGGTCGCCGAGTCCTGGGTGCGCTCCGCCGCGGCCGGGGTGCAGGCGGACACCGTCGACGCACCGATCACCCTGGCGGCCGATGTCCTGCACGACCACCGCGAGGCCCACCCGCTCGCGGCTGTGTTCCCCGCCCTCGACGACGTGCTCGGCCAGGCGGCCCGCGACTGCGACGCGATCATGGCAGTGTCCGACGCGGCCGGCCAGCTGCTCTGGGTCTGCGGGACGCCGAGCGTGCTCCGACGGGCCGAGGCGATCGGCTTCGTCGAGGGTTCGAACTGGGACGAGCGCGTGGCCGGCACCAACGCCCCGGGAATGGCCCTGCGTCTCGACGCGCCGGTCAGGATCATCGGGGCAGAGCACTTCCGTCGCTCGGTCCAGCGCTGGAGCTGCGCCGCCACGCCGATCCACGACCCGAGCGACCAGTCGCTGCTGGGCGTCCTCGACATCACCTGCGCCGACGAGCTCGTCGTCCCCCAGACGATGGCCATGGTGCGAGCCGCCGCCCGGATGGCGGAGGCAGAGCTGGCCCGGGAGCTGCTCGTCCGGTCCCGCCCCGGTGGTTCCGGGACCGAGCGGCAGCGGCCCGGGCTGGGCGCGATGCTCGAGGTCCTCGGGCGGGACGAGGCGCTGCTCCGCGTCGACGACGGACACGGCCGCCAGAGCACCCTGCGCCTCAGCCGGAGGCACAGCGAGATCCTCCTGCTCCTCGCGGCCGCCCCGCGCGGCCTGTCCGGGGACGAGCTCGCCGTCCTGCTCTACGAGGACGACGTGAGCCCGTCCACGCTTCGCGTCGAGCTCGGCCGGCTCAGGTCGCTGCTCGGCGACGAGCTCCTCGCGTCGCGTCCGTACCGGCTCGTGGCGGACGTCTCCTCCGACTGGCTCGCCGTGGAGTCTCACCTCGCGGCGGGAGCCATCGGGCAGGCCCTCCGCGCCTACCGCGGCCCCCTCCTGCCCCGGTCCGCGGCCCCCGGCGTGTCGCGACTGCGGGACGGCCTCGCGGGGTCGGTCCGCAGGGCCGTCCTTGCCAGCCGGGAGGCGGACCTCATGTCCACCTGGACACGGTCGTCCTGGGGCGCCGACGACTACGAGATGTGGCAGGCCCAGCTGAGCGCTCTCGGCACCCGATCCCCGCTCCGGCCCCTCGTGACCGCCCAGCTCGCCCGGCTCGACCGCGAGCTCGGCACGGGAACTGAGCCCAGCGGCATACGGACTGCCCGCTGA
- the exaC gene encoding acetaldehyde dehydrogenase ExaC has product MTIYAPPGSADSLVSVEPRYGHFIGGNWVEPKKGEYFENISPVTGRAFCEVGRGTEEDIEAALDAAHAAAPAWGRTSLGDRSLILNRIADRIEENLEMLAVAETWENGKAVRETLAADLPLAVDHFRYFAGVLRGQEGSSSEIDENTVAYHFHEPLGVVGQIIPWNFPILMAVWKLAPALAAGNCVVLKPAEQTPWSILKVVELIGDLLPAGVLNVVNGFGVEAGKPLASSPRIAKIAFTGETTTGRLIMQYASQNIIPVTLELGGKSPNVFFDDVAQERDAFYDKALEGFTMFALNQGEVCTCPSRALVQRSIYADFVPDAIARVEKIVQGNPLDTTTTMGAQASNDQLEKILSYIDIGRQEGAKVLTGGERNVLDGDLAGGYYVTPTVFEGSNSMRIFQEEIFGPVLSLTGFDDEADALSIANDTLYGLGAGVWTRDGSRAYRMGRGIKAGRVWTNCYHQYPAHAAFGGYKQSGIGRENHKMMLDHYQQTKNLLVSYSPDALGFF; this is encoded by the coding sequence ATGACCATCTACGCCCCGCCCGGATCGGCGGACTCGCTCGTCAGCGTGGAGCCGCGCTACGGCCACTTCATCGGCGGCAACTGGGTCGAGCCGAAGAAGGGCGAGTACTTCGAGAACATCTCCCCGGTCACCGGGCGCGCCTTCTGCGAGGTGGGCCGCGGGACGGAGGAGGACATCGAGGCGGCCCTGGACGCCGCCCACGCCGCGGCACCGGCGTGGGGACGCACCTCGCTCGGCGACCGCTCACTCATCCTCAACCGCATCGCCGACCGGATCGAGGAGAACCTCGAGATGCTCGCCGTGGCGGAGACGTGGGAGAACGGCAAGGCCGTCCGAGAGACGCTCGCCGCGGACCTGCCCCTGGCCGTCGACCACTTCCGCTACTTCGCGGGTGTGCTTCGGGGACAGGAGGGTTCGAGCTCGGAGATCGACGAGAACACCGTCGCCTACCACTTCCACGAGCCGCTCGGGGTCGTCGGCCAGATCATCCCCTGGAACTTCCCGATCCTCATGGCCGTGTGGAAGCTCGCGCCCGCGCTCGCGGCTGGCAACTGCGTCGTCCTCAAGCCGGCCGAGCAGACCCCGTGGTCGATCCTCAAGGTCGTCGAGCTCATCGGCGACCTCCTCCCGGCAGGCGTCCTCAACGTCGTCAACGGGTTCGGCGTCGAGGCCGGCAAGCCGCTCGCATCCTCCCCGCGGATCGCCAAGATCGCCTTCACGGGCGAGACGACGACCGGCCGGCTGATCATGCAGTACGCCTCGCAGAACATCATCCCGGTGACGCTCGAGCTGGGCGGCAAGAGTCCCAACGTCTTCTTCGACGATGTGGCGCAGGAGCGGGACGCGTTCTATGACAAGGCCCTCGAGGGTTTCACCATGTTCGCGCTCAACCAGGGCGAGGTGTGCACCTGTCCGTCGCGCGCGCTCGTCCAGCGCTCGATCTACGCCGACTTCGTGCCGGACGCGATCGCCCGCGTTGAGAAGATCGTCCAGGGCAACCCGCTCGACACGACGACGACGATGGGTGCACAGGCGAGCAACGACCAGCTCGAGAAGATCCTGTCCTACATCGACATCGGCCGGCAGGAGGGGGCCAAGGTCCTCACCGGTGGGGAGCGCAACGTCCTCGACGGCGACCTCGCCGGGGGCTACTACGTGACGCCGACCGTCTTCGAGGGAAGCAACTCGATGCGGATCTTCCAGGAGGAGATCTTCGGCCCGGTCCTCTCGCTGACCGGCTTCGACGATGAGGCCGACGCGCTGTCGATCGCCAACGACACCCTCTACGGCCTCGGCGCCGGGGTCTGGACGCGCGACGGCTCGCGGGCGTACCGGATGGGTCGTGGCATCAAGGCCGGACGGGTGTGGACGAATTGCTACCACCAGTACCCTGCGCACGCAGCCTTCGGTGGCTACAAGCAGTCGGGCATCGGCCGCGAGAACCACAAGATGATGCTCGACCACTACCAGCAGACGAAGAACCTTCTCGTCTCCTACTCTCCTGACGCCCTCGGCTTCTTCTGA
- a CDS encoding DUF779 domain-containing protein: MDETRLSRVELTREAADLLRRLTARHGPLMFHQSGGCCDGSAPMCYPANEFLTSDADVLLAALVVPDVQDAVPFWMSRVQYEYWKHTHLTVDVVPGRGSGFSVEAPEGVRFLIRSRLLTDAEAEAWGIQPPSLLGPEALFGPPGAAPPGLRH; encoded by the coding sequence ATGGACGAGACCCGGCTGAGCCGGGTCGAGCTGACGCGTGAGGCGGCGGACCTGCTCCGCCGCCTCACCGCGCGGCACGGCCCGCTGATGTTCCACCAGTCCGGTGGCTGCTGTGACGGCAGCGCGCCCATGTGCTACCCGGCAAACGAGTTCCTCACCAGCGACGCGGACGTGCTCCTCGCGGCGCTGGTCGTTCCCGACGTTCAGGACGCCGTACCGTTCTGGATGTCGCGGGTGCAGTACGAGTACTGGAAGCACACCCACCTTACGGTCGATGTCGTTCCCGGCCGGGGCAGCGGCTTCTCGGTCGAGGCCCCCGAGGGGGTCCGGTTCCTCATCCGCTCGCGGCTCCTCACGGACGCAGAGGCCGAGGCCTGGGGCATCCAGCCGCCCTCGCTGCTCGGGCCCGAAGCCCTCTTCGGTCCCCCTGGGGCGGCACCCCCGGGACTACGTCACTGA
- a CDS encoding slipin family protein, translating into MPGFIAPVLAVLVIVAAVIATSLRVIPQYERGVVFRLGKLRPLYQPGLHLLVPGVFRLQRVDLRVVTLTIPPQEVITKDNVPARVNAVVLFNVVDPEAAVMQVENYAVATSQIAQTTLRSVLGRADLDTLLAHRDDLNRDLREIIELQTKPWGVDVSVVEIKDVEIPEQMQRAMAREAEAERERRAKVINARGELQASGELKQAADVLSQSPASLQLRYLQTLLELGADQNSTVVFPLPMDIVGPLLNRLAPPPANPPANPPASS; encoded by the coding sequence ATGCCCGGCTTCATCGCCCCTGTCCTCGCAGTCCTGGTCATCGTCGCCGCGGTCATCGCGACGTCGCTCCGGGTCATCCCACAGTACGAGCGAGGCGTCGTCTTCCGGCTCGGCAAGCTCCGGCCGCTCTACCAGCCCGGACTTCACCTGCTCGTTCCCGGCGTGTTCCGCCTCCAACGCGTCGACCTGCGCGTCGTGACCCTGACGATCCCGCCGCAGGAGGTCATCACCAAGGACAACGTCCCGGCGCGCGTCAATGCTGTCGTCCTGTTCAACGTGGTCGACCCCGAGGCCGCCGTGATGCAGGTGGAGAACTATGCGGTCGCCACCTCGCAGATCGCCCAGACGACGCTGCGCTCGGTGCTCGGCCGCGCCGACCTGGACACGCTGCTCGCCCACCGCGACGACCTCAACCGCGACCTGCGCGAGATCATCGAGCTGCAGACCAAGCCGTGGGGCGTCGATGTTTCCGTCGTCGAGATCAAGGACGTCGAGATCCCCGAGCAGATGCAGCGGGCCATGGCTCGTGAGGCCGAGGCCGAACGCGAGCGGCGCGCCAAGGTGATCAACGCCCGGGGCGAGCTTCAGGCGTCCGGTGAGTTGAAGCAGGCCGCTGACGTGCTGTCGCAGAGCCCCGCGTCGCTGCAGCTGCGCTACCTGCAGACGCTGCTGGAGCTCGGGGCCGACCAGAACTCCACAGTGGTCTTTCCGTTGCCCATGGACATCGTGGGGCCGCTTCTCAACCGGCTCGCTCCGCCGCCGGCAAACCCGCCGGCGAACCCGCCTGCCAGCAGTTAG
- a CDS encoding nitric-oxide reductase large subunit, whose amino-acid sequence MVATPTQRDTSQRQMLVGKGWVQGVALVMLFGFFVMGILAYRTYTASMPQPDKVVSQSGETVFTTEDITAGQVIFQARGLMQYGSIMGHGGYLGPDFTAEYLRHATEFTEHQIRDSGAQDPRTLNVEEWRTNRYDETTGVLTFTDNQVSAFQDAKAYYTGFFGENSTKYGLKPRLITDPQQIHQLTAFFAWTAWASAAERPGFDYSYTNNWPMEPRVENGPTPDLLVWSGLSLIALIGGTGLLFAIYGRWSRKIGWHSEEAPAIAFRQPGTVGLTLAQRATAWFFFVIALLFLIQVVVGAAAEHYRADILSFFGFDLAQWLPYNLARTWHVQLSLFWTAAGFLAAGIFLTPLISGREPKGQHRIAYALLGALAVVVFGSLTAEALSIHGVEWAKGPLFQQQWEYLDLPRIFQILLTVGMILWITMIFRGIRSRLKGESKGNMPWLFFFSALAIPAFYAVGLLASSETHLTVAEFWRFWVVHLWVEDFLELFTTVMVAYIFVMLGVVREKIALGIIFMDVILYSMGGVIGTMHHLYFSGTPVEHMALGAFFSAAEVIPLTFLTVEAWAFMQLGARQEAKTSAPFPHRWAVMFLVAVGFWNFLGAGVFGFLINLPIVSYYEIGTALTANHGHAAMMGVYGMLAVGLAMFALRYLIPPDKWPEKWAKVSFWSLNIGLAWMVFATLLPLGVLQLYHSVGQGYYEARELAFITNNTNALLEWGRMPGDLIFIIGGVLPFLWITWLGLRHYRDGTVVDELPQDVLFVELEPVKKK is encoded by the coding sequence ATGGTTGCTACGCCAACCCAGAGGGACACCTCGCAACGACAGATGCTGGTAGGAAAGGGCTGGGTCCAGGGCGTCGCCCTCGTCATGCTCTTCGGGTTCTTCGTGATGGGGATCCTCGCCTACCGGACCTACACCGCCTCGATGCCCCAGCCGGACAAGGTGGTGAGCCAGAGCGGCGAGACCGTCTTCACCACCGAGGACATCACCGCCGGCCAGGTCATCTTCCAGGCCCGCGGGCTGATGCAGTACGGCTCGATCATGGGCCACGGCGGGTACCTCGGACCGGACTTCACCGCCGAGTACCTCCGCCACGCCACCGAGTTCACCGAGCACCAGATCCGCGACAGCGGCGCCCAGGACCCCCGGACCCTCAACGTCGAGGAGTGGCGCACCAACCGCTACGACGAGACCACCGGGGTACTCACCTTCACCGACAACCAGGTGAGCGCGTTCCAGGACGCCAAGGCCTACTACACCGGCTTCTTCGGCGAGAACTCCACCAAGTACGGGCTCAAACCGCGTCTCATCACCGACCCGCAGCAGATCCACCAGCTCACCGCGTTCTTCGCGTGGACCGCCTGGGCCTCCGCTGCCGAACGCCCCGGGTTCGACTACTCGTACACGAACAACTGGCCGATGGAGCCCCGCGTCGAGAACGGCCCCACCCCAGACCTGCTCGTCTGGTCCGGCCTGTCCCTCATCGCCCTCATCGGCGGGACCGGGCTGCTCTTCGCCATCTACGGTCGCTGGAGCCGCAAGATCGGCTGGCACTCCGAGGAGGCGCCCGCCATCGCCTTCCGGCAGCCGGGCACCGTCGGCCTCACCCTCGCACAACGCGCGACGGCCTGGTTCTTCTTCGTCATCGCGCTGCTCTTCCTCATCCAGGTCGTCGTCGGGGCCGCGGCGGAGCACTACCGGGCCGACATCCTGTCCTTCTTCGGCTTCGACCTGGCCCAGTGGCTGCCCTACAACCTGGCGCGGACCTGGCACGTCCAGCTGTCCCTCTTCTGGACCGCCGCAGGGTTCCTCGCAGCCGGCATCTTCCTCACGCCGCTCATCTCCGGCCGCGAGCCGAAGGGCCAGCACCGGATCGCCTACGCGCTCCTCGGGGCCCTCGCGGTCGTCGTCTTCGGGTCGCTCACCGCGGAGGCGCTGTCCATCCACGGCGTCGAATGGGCCAAGGGCCCGCTGTTCCAGCAGCAGTGGGAGTACCTCGACCTGCCGCGCATCTTCCAGATCCTGCTCACCGTCGGCATGATCCTGTGGATCACCATGATCTTCAGGGGAATCCGCTCCCGCCTCAAGGGCGAGTCCAAGGGCAACATGCCCTGGCTCTTCTTCTTCTCGGCCCTCGCCATCCCGGCGTTCTACGCCGTCGGCCTGCTCGCCTCGAGCGAGACGCACCTGACGGTCGCTGAGTTCTGGCGCTTCTGGGTCGTGCACCTCTGGGTCGAGGACTTCCTCGAGCTGTTCACGACCGTCATGGTCGCGTACATCTTCGTCATGCTCGGCGTGGTCCGGGAGAAGATCGCCCTCGGCATCATCTTCATGGACGTCATCCTCTACTCCATGGGTGGCGTCATCGGGACGATGCACCACCTGTACTTCTCCGGCACGCCGGTGGAGCACATGGCGCTGGGTGCATTCTTCTCCGCCGCTGAAGTGATCCCGCTGACCTTCCTCACCGTCGAGGCCTGGGCGTTCATGCAGCTCGGTGCCCGGCAGGAGGCCAAGACGTCCGCTCCGTTCCCGCACCGCTGGGCCGTCATGTTCCTCGTCGCCGTCGGCTTCTGGAACTTCCTCGGCGCCGGTGTGTTCGGTTTCCTCATCAACCTGCCGATCGTCAGCTACTACGAGATCGGCACGGCCTTGACCGCCAACCACGGCCATGCCGCGATGATGGGCGTCTACGGCATGCTTGCCGTCGGCCTGGCGATGTTCGCCCTGCGCTACCTCATCCCGCCGGACAAGTGGCCCGAGAAGTGGGCCAAGGTCTCCTTCTGGAGCCTCAACATCGGCTTGGCGTGGATGGTGTTCGCGACCCTGCTGCCCCTCGGCGTGCTGCAGCTCTACCACTCGGTGGGCCAGGGCTACTACGAGGCGCGGGAGCTCGCGTTCATCACCAACAACACCAACGCGCTGCTCGAGTGGGGCCGCATGCCCGGCGACCTCATCTTCATCATCGGCGGCGTGCTGCCGTTCCTCTGGATCACCTGGCTCGGGCTGCGACACTACCGAGATGGCACGGTCGTCGACGAGCTGCCGCAGGACGTGCTCTTCGTCGAGCTCGAGCCCGTCAAGAAGAAGTAG